The Brevinematales bacterium genome window below encodes:
- a CDS encoding type II secretion system protein, whose amino-acid sequence MPRRRKAFTLIEMLVTLTVFSLSMVTIVNLLTTSIKIMDRITGGDNSKTSAVILTKLLDNTFKNSYNIKNTTNQIYLIDTFDDKTMQLVLKEKSVLFADYKDGKLLNTRLFKIDSATSIAGEVVETGGRKGFRLTIEFAYGKITRLFVLGYKKK is encoded by the coding sequence ATGCCCCGCAGACGTAAGGCGTTTACTCTCATCGAGATGCTGGTCACGCTGACGGTGTTCTCGTTGTCGATGGTTACGATTGTCAATTTGCTGACTACCAGTATAAAAATCATGGACAGGATCACGGGAGGAGATAATTCCAAAACATCCGCCGTGATATTGACAAAACTACTTGATAATACTTTTAAAAACTCTTATAATATCAAGAACACGACGAATCAGATATACTTGATCGATACATTCGACGATAAGACGATGCAGCTGGTATTAAAAGAAAAGTCCGTCTTGTTTGCCGATTATAAAGACGGGAAACTGCTGAACACCCGGCTGTTTAAGATCGACAGCGCGACCAGCATCGCCGGCGAGGTTGTCGAGACCGGCGGACGGAAGGGTTTCCGGCTGACCATTGAATTTGCATACGGTAAAATTACACGTTTATTTGTATTGGGCTATAAAAAGAAATAG
- a CDS encoding type II secretion system protein: MKEIFNKKRFRGFTLIETLVSLSIISVTILTVLSIYASMSSLIQYDRITESAVSQANNYLAQVYLAPDLKTALFDNSELSNLYYAQVFPVKFRAKETKIDDQITMLVNKKVERLNPLLVYVGIEMLIKREGSNMKPKSYWVETTFSEVFMNRIK, from the coding sequence GTGAAGGAAATATTTAATAAGAAACGTTTCAGAGGCTTTACTCTTATCGAGACGCTTGTTTCTCTGTCGATTATCTCCGTTACCATTTTAACGGTCTTGTCGATATACGCGAGTATGTCTTCATTGATCCAGTATGACCGTATCACCGAAAGCGCGGTCAGTCAGGCGAACAATTATCTCGCGCAGGTTTATCTAGCCCCCGACCTGAAGACCGCCCTATTCGACAACTCCGAGTTATCGAATCTTTATTACGCGCAGGTTTTCCCGGTCAAGTTCCGCGCGAAAGAGACGAAGATCGACGATCAGATTACGATGCTTGTCAATAAGAAGGTGGAACGTCTCAATCCCCTGCTGGTGTATGTCGGTATCGAGATGCTGATTAAACGCGAGGGGTCGAATATGAAGCCCAAGTCCTACTGGGTGGAAACTACTTTCTCGGAAGTATTTATGAATAGGATCAAGTGA
- a CDS encoding prepilin-type N-terminal cleavage/methylation domain-containing protein: protein MKKHEGSPRLEAFTLLEMLIVLTIIGILMAVGMVSYGKMQEMTNKKNVEIEMKNINVAIVTYKSDFGSPPQTVEELYRANIIQKELMTDIWGSDYLLEYQPGSYSVKIISAGPDKKMKTQDDIVSEGNI, encoded by the coding sequence ATGAAAAAACACGAAGGTTCGCCCCGTTTGGAGGCGTTTACCCTATTAGAGATGCTGATCGTCCTGACTATTATCGGTATCCTGATGGCTGTCGGTATGGTGTCCTACGGCAAGATGCAGGAAATGACGAACAAAAAGAATGTCGAGATCGAGATGAAAAACATCAATGTCGCGATCGTTACCTATAAGTCCGATTTCGGTTCGCCGCCGCAGACTGTCGAAGAACTTTACCGCGCGAATATCATCCAGAAAGAACTGATGACTGATATCTGGGGCTCCGATTACCTTCTGGAATACCAGCCGGGTAGCTATTCGGTTAAAATTATCTCAGCCGGACCCGATAAAAAGATGAAAACACAGGATGATATCGTCAGTGAAGGAAATATTTAA
- a CDS encoding DUF2207 domain-containing protein: MKHIRLLALIIFFIIPAYSESAETTSAGFAIKQLDVHIDILIDGTLLVTEKYLIDFYQPYHGFFRCIPLKGEWRTFINGSDINFPWSLKISDVESTDNIKKYIYMDTLYIRLLSLKHENYGNEKEFTLTYRVQGAINFENDNYDELIWSLFGDKWPVWIDKVDLTVTLPPVQTASTIEKHVILYLEDKKIKETKGSLIGNELAYQHSIPVQPLGKILLFIKWKKGIIFND, translated from the coding sequence GTGAAGCATATTCGCCTTCTCGCGCTCATCATTTTTTTTATTATACCGGCATACAGCGAATCCGCGGAGACAACATCGGCGGGCTTTGCCATCAAGCAGTTGGATGTCCATATAGATATCCTCATTGACGGGACGCTTCTGGTGACCGAAAAATACCTGATCGATTTTTATCAGCCTTATCACGGGTTTTTCAGGTGTATTCCGTTAAAGGGCGAATGGCGGACGTTTATTAACGGGAGCGATATCAACTTCCCGTGGAGCCTGAAAATCAGCGATGTCGAATCGACGGATAATATCAAGAAGTATATCTACATGGACACTCTTTATATCCGTTTATTGAGTCTCAAACATGAAAACTACGGGAATGAAAAGGAATTTACTCTGACCTACCGGGTTCAGGGGGCGATCAACTTCGAGAACGATAATTATGACGAGCTGATCTGGAGTCTTTTCGGCGATAAGTGGCCGGTTTGGATAGACAAGGTAGATTTGACCGTAACGCTTCCCCCGGTTCAGACTGCGTCGACGATTGAGAAACATGTGATATTATATCTGGAGGATAAAAAGATCAAGGAAACCAAGGGCAGTTTAATCGGGAACGAGCTGGCCTATCAGCATTCAA